From Pelotomaculum schinkii, the proteins below share one genomic window:
- the cbiT gene encoding precorrin-6Y C5,15-methyltransferase (decarboxylating) subunit CbiT yields the protein MNSRWIYRTPGISDELFVRGNVPMTKEEVRVITLAKARLAPNHVVWDIGAGTGSLSVEAALQATGGFVYAVERSPAGIHLIQSNMKAFGLDNLKIIEGVAPEALDELPDPDRVFVGGSGGHLTGILESVYQRLLPGGRIIVNTITLETAAHALELLQQFYGDVDAVQISVARVVKAGASHLLKGMNPVTVLSAEKRANY from the coding sequence ATGAACAGCCGATGGATTTACCGGACACCGGGAATAAGCGATGAGCTTTTTGTGCGCGGCAACGTCCCCATGACCAAAGAGGAAGTACGGGTGATCACCCTGGCCAAGGCCAGGTTGGCGCCCAATCATGTCGTGTGGGATATTGGAGCAGGAACAGGGTCTTTGTCAGTTGAAGCCGCCTTGCAGGCCACCGGTGGTTTTGTTTACGCCGTGGAGCGCAGTCCGGCAGGGATTCACTTGATTCAAAGCAATATGAAGGCTTTTGGATTGGATAACTTGAAAATCATTGAAGGTGTCGCGCCGGAAGCCCTGGACGAGCTGCCGGACCCTGACCGTGTTTTTGTAGGCGGCAGCGGGGGACATTTGACCGGCATATTAGAAAGTGTTTACCAGAGACTTCTACCAGGGGGCAGGATTATTGTAAACACGATTACTCTGGAAACCGCGGCTCACGCTTTAGAACTACTGCAACAGTTCTATGGCGATGTCGACGCGGTGCAAATCAGCGTCGCCAGGGTAGTGAAAGCCGGCGCCAGCCACCTCCTTAAGGGTATGAATCCGGTTACGGTTCTTTCAGCGGAGAAGAGGGCTAATTACTGA
- a CDS encoding ATP-binding protein — MGCQLCGDRGVIIMEEGAIPCRCMKEKAAAKLLKDSRLPVNLQKCTFENFKFKYYAKNCLDLVNGISYYELAKHAFEAAQGFVKRFSADPGADGLLFTGQVGSGKTFLACCIANTLLKEGNSILFAVVPDLLDQIRSTYDTGRNTEDLTEFDLLDTARQVPLLILDDLGAHNYTEWTRNKIYSIINYRLNHRLPVIVTTNISPEDLEGYLGERTTSRLLEMCKPYRFLVDMDIRAIQRKEKGY; from the coding sequence GTGGGCTGCCAGCTGTGCGGTGACCGTGGCGTAATTATAATGGAGGAAGGGGCTATACCCTGCCGGTGCATGAAAGAAAAGGCAGCAGCAAAACTGTTAAAGGACTCCAGACTGCCTGTTAATCTTCAAAAATGCACATTCGAAAACTTCAAATTCAAATATTACGCTAAAAACTGTCTCGATCTGGTCAATGGGATATCTTACTATGAACTGGCTAAACATGCTTTTGAAGCGGCTCAAGGTTTTGTCAAAAGATTTTCGGCTGATCCCGGAGCCGACGGACTGCTATTTACAGGGCAGGTGGGAAGCGGTAAAACATTTCTGGCCTGTTGTATCGCCAATACCCTGCTGAAAGAAGGAAACTCAATTCTTTTTGCTGTGGTGCCTGACCTGCTGGATCAAATACGTTCGACCTATGACACGGGAAGAAATACTGAGGACCTTACCGAGTTTGACCTGTTGGATACGGCCAGGCAGGTGCCGCTCCTGATTTTGGACGACCTGGGGGCTCATAATTACACGGAGTGGACCAGAAATAAAATCTATTCAATTATCAATTACCGCCTCAACCACCGTCTTCCGGTCATCGTAACCACCAATATCAGCCCCGAGGACCTGGAAGGCTATCTGGGAGAAAGGACTACTTCACGCTTGCTGGAGATGTGCAAGCCCTACCGGTTTTTGGTGGATATGGACATACGCGCTATACAGCGCAAAGAAAAAGGTTATTAA
- the cbiD gene encoding cobalt-precorrin-5B (C(1))-methyltransferase CbiD: MNELEISMLKTGITTGASAAAAARAAALLLLRGETNKNITIVNPEGNLLEVPVESLELDGSCARAVVIKQGGDDPDVTSGLPVVAEVAVCAGGVHIMGGRGVGVVTRPGLQAPVGSPAINPVPRKMIVDALDDLIRPGSGVEVTISVPGGEEVALKTLNPRLGIVGGISILGTTGIVRPMSEEAFKKSLAPQVDLAVAAGYRKVVLTPGRIGFRTAVERYGLPREAVVEMSNFVGYMLDVCVDRGIEAVLLWGHHGKLVKVAAGIFHTHNRLADGRMETLAAFAGLYGAPAGLISKIMAAGSAEEALGLLKESGFAGIFNAIAARASTRAEAYTRTRLKAGTVLLGLDGTILGMDESTRLIGREMGWQKLL, translated from the coding sequence ATGAATGAATTGGAAATATCCATGCTGAAGACCGGAATTACCACCGGCGCGTCAGCTGCAGCGGCGGCGCGTGCGGCGGCATTGCTGCTGTTGCGGGGTGAAACCAACAAAAATATTACCATTGTGAACCCTGAAGGAAACCTGCTTGAGGTTCCTGTTGAGAGTTTGGAACTGGACGGCTCCTGTGCCAGGGCTGTTGTAATCAAGCAGGGGGGGGATGATCCCGATGTAACCAGCGGCCTGCCTGTGGTAGCTGAAGTCGCTGTCTGTGCTGGCGGCGTTCATATCATGGGGGGACGAGGTGTCGGGGTTGTTACCAGGCCAGGCTTGCAGGCGCCGGTAGGCAGTCCCGCCATAAATCCCGTTCCGCGTAAAATGATTGTGGATGCCCTGGACGACCTTATTAGGCCAGGCTCGGGCGTAGAGGTTACTATTTCAGTCCCCGGGGGCGAGGAGGTGGCTCTCAAGACCCTTAACCCGCGTTTGGGGATTGTTGGAGGTATTTCCATCCTGGGCACCACCGGCATTGTCAGGCCGATGTCTGAAGAAGCTTTTAAAAAATCACTCGCTCCACAGGTTGACCTGGCTGTGGCCGCCGGCTACCGGAAGGTCGTCCTCACCCCGGGCCGGATTGGCTTCCGGACGGCGGTCGAACGGTATGGATTGCCTCGCGAAGCTGTGGTTGAAATGAGTAATTTTGTGGGCTACATGCTGGATGTCTGTGTCGACCGGGGCATTGAAGCAGTTTTATTATGGGGTCACCATGGGAAATTAGTAAAAGTCGCAGCCGGCATCTTTCATACCCACAACAGGTTGGCCGACGGGAGGATGGAGACCCTTGCCGCCTTCGCAGGTCTTTACGGGGCGCCGGCCGGTCTAATCAGCAAAATTATGGCAGCGGGTTCTGCTGAAGAAGCGTTGGGTTTGCTTAAAGAGAGCGGCTTCGCCGGAATATTCAATGCTATTGCGGCCAGGGCCAGTACCAGGGCCGAGGCTTATACCCGCACCCGGTTGAAAGCTGGTACGGTACTGCTGGGGTTGGATGGAACGATACTGGGTATGGACGAGTCAACTCGTTTAATTGGAAGGGAAATGGGATGGCAAAAATTGCTGTAG
- a CDS encoding histidinol-phosphatase yields MRDYHVHPGYSIDAEPSGIDEYCRKAIDIGLSEICFTTHLEVDPQRKQLDWFVRIAQGIVPMDDLIWLDVYFQDIEDARRKWSAHGLKVRAGIEVGYDLGQEKAIERVVRGYPFDFVMGSVHCLEHLAISSKKESRLYFPGRQMLTGVGEYFRLLSEAVSSGLFDCIGHLDLYRRHGRHYWGPEISRAHEEFAEPVLKTIAARGMSLEVNTSGLRRGLNDFHPSMDILELAVDSGVRLFTLGSDAHRLAELGMGLDSALELLAGYGIEPVSYLLRQPV; encoded by the coding sequence ATGCGCGACTATCATGTTCACCCCGGTTATTCAATTGACGCGGAACCTTCCGGTATTGATGAATACTGCAGGAAGGCTATCGATATTGGGCTTAGTGAAATCTGTTTCACCACTCACCTGGAAGTTGACCCGCAGCGCAAGCAGCTGGACTGGTTTGTCCGCATCGCCCAAGGCATAGTACCAATGGACGACCTGATATGGCTTGACGTGTATTTCCAAGATATCGAGGACGCGAGGCGGAAGTGGTCGGCACACGGCCTGAAGGTTAGGGCAGGAATCGAAGTGGGGTACGACCTGGGGCAGGAAAAAGCTATTGAGCGGGTAGTCAGGGGCTACCCTTTTGATTTTGTGATGGGCTCTGTCCACTGCCTGGAACATCTGGCCATATCTTCAAAGAAGGAAAGCCGCCTGTATTTCCCTGGCAGGCAAATGCTAACGGGGGTAGGGGAGTACTTTAGGCTCCTGTCAGAGGCGGTAAGCTCCGGCCTGTTTGACTGTATCGGGCACCTGGATCTTTATCGCCGTCATGGCCGGCATTATTGGGGGCCGGAGATTTCGCGCGCCCACGAGGAGTTTGCGGAACCGGTCCTCAAAACTATAGCAGCAAGGGGCATGAGCCTGGAGGTTAATACCTCCGGTTTGCGCCGTGGACTCAACGATTTCCATCCTTCCATGGATATCCTTGAACTGGCTGTGGATTCAGGTGTCAGGCTATTTACGTTGGGCTCCGACGCCCATCGCCTGGCGGAACTCGGGATGGGTTTGGATAGCGCACTGGAATTACTGGCCGGCTATGGTATCGAACCCGTTTCCTACCTCTTGCGGCAGCCGGTTTAA
- the cobM gene encoding precorrin-4 C(11)-methyltransferase: MIYFIGAGPGDPELITVKGARLLAEAEVVIYTGSLVNPALLDYCKEGAEIHNSAGMSLKEIIDTMVEAHAKGKRVARVHTGDPALFGAIQEQMDELRRDGIPFSVIPGVSSFLAAAAAIPHELTLPGVTQTVILTRAEGRTPVPAGETLSSLAGHGATMCIFLSVHMMAEVVKALKSGGYTPDTPVIVVERASWPEQRVIHGTIEDIEQKVMEAGVNRTAQIMVGKAFGANYEPSRLYDTSFDHTFRGPAQ, translated from the coding sequence ATGATTTATTTTATCGGAGCAGGCCCAGGGGATCCGGAGCTGATTACAGTAAAAGGAGCAAGACTCTTGGCTGAAGCCGAAGTGGTCATATATACCGGTTCCCTGGTTAACCCGGCCTTACTCGATTACTGTAAAGAGGGGGCCGAGATACATAACAGCGCAGGTATGTCCCTGAAAGAAATTATAGACACTATGGTTGAAGCGCACGCCAAAGGTAAAAGGGTGGCCAGGGTCCATACCGGCGATCCTGCCCTGTTCGGCGCGATCCAGGAGCAGATGGACGAATTGCGCCGGGACGGCATACCCTTTTCCGTAATACCGGGGGTTAGTTCCTTCCTTGCTGCCGCAGCGGCTATCCCTCATGAGCTAACCTTGCCGGGTGTAACCCAGACGGTAATCCTGACCAGGGCTGAAGGACGGACACCTGTGCCAGCTGGAGAAACGCTGTCTTCCCTGGCCGGGCACGGCGCAACCATGTGTATCTTTTTAAGCGTGCATATGATGGCGGAAGTGGTCAAGGCGCTTAAATCAGGGGGGTATACACCGGACACACCGGTTATTGTGGTAGAGCGGGCATCCTGGCCTGAACAGCGGGTCATTCACGGTACCATTGAAGATATTGAGCAAAAGGTGATGGAAGCAGGGGTCAACAGGACCGCCCAAATCATGGTGGGCAAGGCTTTCGGGGCGAATTACGAGCCTTCCAGGCTTTATGACACAAGCTTCGACCATACCTTCAGAGGGCCGGCACAGTGA
- a CDS encoding DnaD domain protein, which translates to MTQRSGKIVKCDQEGNITATFGADLLLEGSTSIPNILLKIYSSIGISDYQMMLLIQLIRLHVEEKELFPSPEKLAECMESDPARIRRELAGLLEKDIISVSRFYDGTRNLIVEGYDFEPLFLRVSDIWAGLRAQEIEESEKLIKSSAGLGDSRFDVHTVDLISLFENEFGRLLSPIEVEQIDQWASEMEPLLVVEALKRAVLGGKHNFKYINTILIEWKKNNVRTLEEISRYEQDFQKRRSRQKSTNTGTSPGGADNNNDARKKAFIRTLYI; encoded by the coding sequence ATGACTCAGAGAAGCGGGAAAATAGTAAAATGTGACCAGGAAGGCAATATCACCGCTACTTTTGGAGCTGACCTCCTGCTTGAGGGCTCAACGTCAATTCCCAACATCCTTCTAAAAATTTACTCAAGTATTGGTATCTCCGATTACCAGATGATGCTCTTAATCCAGCTGATCAGACTGCACGTGGAGGAAAAGGAGCTTTTTCCGTCCCCCGAAAAGCTGGCTGAATGCATGGAATCTGATCCAGCCAGGATTAGGAGGGAACTGGCTGGTTTGCTCGAAAAAGATATCATCTCGGTCAGCCGGTTCTATGACGGCACCCGCAACCTTATTGTGGAGGGGTATGATTTTGAACCCCTATTCTTAAGGGTCTCGGATATCTGGGCAGGCTTGCGCGCCCAGGAGATTGAGGAATCTGAAAAGCTGATTAAAAGTTCGGCCGGTTTAGGTGACAGCCGGTTTGATGTCCATACCGTCGACCTTATTTCCTTATTTGAGAATGAATTTGGACGGCTTCTCTCCCCCATAGAAGTTGAGCAAATCGACCAGTGGGCAAGTGAAATGGAGCCATTGCTTGTTGTTGAGGCGCTGAAAAGGGCGGTTCTGGGGGGTAAACACAACTTCAAATATATTAACACCATCTTGATAGAATGGAAAAAGAACAATGTCAGGACGCTGGAGGAAATATCCCGCTACGAGCAGGATTTTCAAAAACGGCGCTCCAGGCAAAAAAGCACAAATACCGGGACAAGCCCGGGTGGCGCGGACAATAATAACGATGCCAGGAAAAAGGCTTTCATCCGGACTCTTTATATCTAA
- a CDS encoding HAD hydrolase-like protein — protein MYRQPVRPIQGAEDVLTQLSGRYPLLLATKGEPAVQNLRVEQSGLARWFDKVYVLNEKNAAAYTSIALEQKIKPPLSWVVGNSMKSDINPALQAGFNCIFIHHPHTWDFEDEEPLGGHISVDSLTSILEFIT, from the coding sequence GTGTACCGGCAGCCAGTCCGGCCAATCCAGGGCGCTGAAGACGTTTTGACGCAGCTGTCCGGGAGGTACCCGCTTCTTCTCGCCACCAAAGGGGAACCTGCAGTGCAAAACCTGAGAGTTGAGCAGAGCGGGCTGGCTCGCTGGTTTGACAAGGTCTATGTCCTGAACGAGAAAAACGCTGCAGCTTATACCTCAATTGCCCTCGAGCAGAAAATCAAGCCGCCGCTGTCCTGGGTGGTGGGCAACAGCATGAAGTCAGACATAAACCCGGCGCTGCAGGCAGGCTTTAACTGTATCTTCATTCACCATCCCCACACCTGGGACTTTGAGGATGAGGAACCTCTGGGCGGTCACATCAGTGTCGACAGCCTGACCAGTATACTTGAGTTCATAACTTAA
- the cobK gene encoding precorrin-6A reductase, with the protein MILVLAGTSDGRLIVQTLAEKGKEVLACAATPYGAALLEGCGAAEVSGRRLSGEEIGRLIDDKNVDLLVDATHPYAQEISSLALKVCREKNIRYIRYQRPPSRVLESPLLHYAGSYESAAQKAAALGRVIFLATGSKTLGIFVAEAQRRGCRVIVRLLPDPKELDKCFQLGLTPADVVAMQGPFSQELNAALLRHYKAEVLVTKDGGTPGGMEEKLNAALETGIPVVIVERPDVLSGAVGSVGDLMKMID; encoded by the coding sequence ATGATCCTGGTACTGGCAGGCACGTCTGACGGCAGATTGATCGTGCAAACCCTTGCTGAAAAAGGAAAAGAGGTCCTGGCCTGTGCCGCCACACCTTATGGGGCGGCGTTGCTTGAGGGGTGCGGCGCGGCTGAGGTAAGCGGCCGCCGTTTGAGTGGGGAGGAAATCGGCCGGTTGATTGATGATAAAAATGTGGACTTGCTGGTGGATGCCACCCATCCCTACGCTCAAGAAATCTCATCGCTGGCTTTAAAGGTGTGCAGAGAGAAGAATATCCGTTACATACGTTACCAGCGGCCCCCCTCCAGAGTCCTGGAGAGCCCCCTGCTCCATTATGCCGGCAGTTATGAAAGCGCTGCTCAAAAAGCTGCGGCGCTGGGCAGGGTAATATTTCTGGCTACAGGCAGCAAAACACTCGGTATATTTGTAGCAGAGGCGCAGAGGAGAGGCTGCAGGGTGATTGTGAGGCTTTTGCCTGACCCGAAAGAATTGGATAAGTGTTTCCAACTAGGCCTCACTCCGGCCGATGTGGTTGCCATGCAGGGGCCGTTCAGCCAGGAGCTCAACGCAGCCTTATTGCGCCATTACAAAGCTGAGGTTTTGGTTACCAAAGACGGCGGGACCCCCGGCGGGATGGAGGAAAAGCTCAACGCGGCGCTGGAAACCGGTATCCCGGTAGTTATTGTGGAACGGCCGGACGTACTTTCCGGAGCAGTGGGCAGCGTCGGGGACTTAATGAAGATGATTGACTAA
- a CDS encoding sirohydrochlorin chelatase, with protein sequence MTTAVILLSHGSRAVDARTVLEAYRMMLEKSCSYDFVATASLQFNQPDLPATVEEMIKKGAQRIVVAPLFLYQGRHVQDDIPEIVQREREKYPEVELVLASNIGADERVAQVIMDRIREVC encoded by the coding sequence ATGACAACTGCTGTGATATTGCTCAGCCATGGCAGCCGGGCCGTTGATGCAAGGACGGTGCTTGAGGCATACCGAATGATGCTGGAAAAATCCTGTAGCTACGATTTTGTTGCGACAGCTTCGCTCCAGTTCAACCAGCCGGATCTCCCCGCTACCGTGGAGGAGATGATAAAAAAAGGCGCCCAAAGAATCGTGGTTGCGCCTTTATTTCTTTACCAGGGAAGACACGTCCAGGATGATATTCCTGAAATTGTCCAGAGAGAAAGAGAGAAGTATCCGGAGGTAGAACTGGTGTTAGCAAGTAATATCGGCGCTGATGAAAGGGTAGCCCAGGTTATAATGGACCGAATCAGGGAGGTCTGCTAA
- a CDS encoding cobalt-precorrin 5A hydrolase, with translation MKIGVVAVTRQGAATALRVSTALSELPGAEVDILAPARFAASFPGSRPYKQPLRQLCSEIFQQYSCLVMVMAMGIVFRTMAPCLGNKRTDPAVVVMDEMGQFAISALSGHVGGANDMARYIQSKLGALAVITTATDVQGLPAVDLLARDYNLAVEPLHHLKTVSAAMVNGEDVHFYIDDASKITEIIKFHPKPIDNYLQAPKKGIIVFITSRLIAGLPSESLFLRPRHLVVGLGCRTGISAAAVKEAVEQALVLADRSLASVRLLATIDLRSGEAGLVQAAYEMGLPLVSFSRLEIAGVFDVKGRDLSYSQFVQDRIGVGGVCEPVALLAAPAARLILRKRAFNGVTVAIVEEDWP, from the coding sequence GTGAAAATAGGGGTAGTGGCCGTGACCAGGCAAGGCGCCGCGACTGCCTTAAGGGTTTCAACTGCGCTCTCGGAACTGCCGGGGGCAGAGGTTGACATACTGGCGCCGGCCAGATTCGCTGCTAGTTTTCCAGGCTCACGCCCATACAAGCAGCCCCTGCGTCAACTGTGCAGTGAAATATTCCAACAGTACAGTTGCCTGGTTATGGTTATGGCCATGGGTATCGTTTTCAGAACCATGGCGCCTTGCCTTGGCAACAAAAGGACAGACCCCGCGGTTGTTGTAATGGACGAAATGGGGCAGTTCGCCATCAGTGCTCTTTCCGGCCACGTGGGAGGAGCGAACGACATGGCCCGTTATATCCAGAGCAAGCTGGGTGCGCTGGCGGTAATCACCACGGCTACTGATGTGCAAGGACTACCTGCGGTGGATCTTTTGGCGCGTGACTACAACCTTGCTGTTGAACCTCTACATCATCTGAAAACTGTCAGTGCGGCCATGGTTAACGGGGAGGATGTCCATTTTTATATTGACGACGCATCAAAAATAACAGAGATTATAAAATTTCACCCCAAACCCATAGATAATTACCTGCAGGCGCCAAAGAAAGGCATTATTGTTTTTATTACCAGCAGGTTAATCGCCGGTCTTCCATCTGAATCGCTGTTTTTGCGACCGCGACACCTGGTGGTGGGACTGGGATGCCGCACGGGTATCAGCGCTGCGGCAGTCAAGGAAGCTGTGGAACAAGCCCTGGTCCTGGCGGACCGCAGCCTTGCTTCGGTGCGCCTGCTGGCTACTATTGATTTGAGGTCGGGAGAAGCAGGACTGGTTCAGGCTGCGTATGAAATGGGATTGCCCCTTGTTTCCTTCAGCAGGTTAGAAATAGCAGGTGTTTTTGACGTAAAAGGCAGGGACCTTTCTTATTCCCAATTTGTTCAGGACAGGATAGGAGTTGGTGGAGTTTGCGAGCCAGTGGCCCTATTGGCCGCCCCGGCGGCCAGGTTGATTTTGCGCAAGAGAGCGTTCAACGGGGTAACGGTAGCGATTGTCGAGGAAGACTGGCCGTAG
- a CDS encoding AzlC family ABC transporter permease: MALWGAQKEVAQFRLGLMQGLSIFLGYLPAAVAFGVLGASTGLSYFQVAAMSAWVYAGASQFMGLNLLQSGVSVPEIILATFVLNLRHVLMSTVLSKRIQGNRALKGLLSFGITDETFVLTTIGSSVGTGSEETVREITAARFAGVAVIAYSGWVTGTVFGTVFADILPQIAMKSMGISIYAMFIALLVPSMKKSGRVAMISLLGGALNWILLSELKLSTGWSVVAATMLASACGALCYKEGK, translated from the coding sequence ATGGCTTTATGGGGGGCTCAAAAAGAGGTAGCGCAATTCCGCCTGGGTTTAATGCAGGGCCTCTCAATATTTCTCGGTTATCTCCCGGCCGCGGTAGCTTTTGGAGTACTTGGCGCATCTACCGGACTTTCGTATTTTCAGGTTGCTGCGATGTCGGCCTGGGTGTACGCCGGGGCCAGCCAGTTTATGGGCTTGAATCTGCTCCAAAGCGGGGTGAGCGTACCTGAGATAATCCTGGCGACATTCGTCCTGAATTTGCGCCACGTTTTAATGAGCACTGTCCTATCGAAAAGAATACAGGGAAACAGGGCGCTAAAGGGTCTTCTCTCCTTTGGGATAACCGATGAGACCTTTGTGCTTACCACCATTGGCAGTTCTGTCGGAACAGGGTCGGAAGAAACCGTGAGAGAAATTACAGCTGCACGCTTTGCGGGGGTGGCTGTGATCGCATACAGCGGCTGGGTTACCGGTACTGTTTTCGGGACAGTATTTGCCGACATCCTGCCGCAGATAGCAATGAAAAGCATGGGTATATCAATATATGCAATGTTTATTGCCTTGCTGGTCCCGTCCATGAAAAAATCGGGCAGGGTTGCTATGATATCCTTGCTGGGAGGCGCCCTTAACTGGATATTATTAAGTGAGCTCAAATTATCCACCGGCTGGAGTGTCGTTGCGGCGACCATGCTGGCATCCGCCTGCGGCGCGTTGTGTTACAAGGAGGGAAAATAG
- a CDS encoding AzlD domain-containing protein — MKIYLLIAGMALVTYIPRLLPMVLPERLQFPIWLDRWLQYVPYAALGALIFPGVLASVDGRQPWLGLLGGFTAGLLALAGLNILIVLAGAIAVVAVALSII; from the coding sequence GTGAAAATTTACCTGTTGATAGCCGGTATGGCCCTGGTCACATATATACCAAGGCTGCTTCCGATGGTACTTCCCGAGAGGCTGCAGTTTCCTATTTGGCTGGACCGTTGGCTGCAATATGTGCCTTATGCGGCACTGGGGGCTTTAATCTTTCCTGGCGTATTGGCATCTGTTGACGGCCGGCAACCCTGGCTGGGGTTGTTGGGAGGATTTACAGCAGGGCTCCTGGCGCTGGCTGGATTAAACATATTGATTGTACTGGCCGGCGCCATAGCTGTAGTAGCTGTTGCGTTATCAATTATCTAA
- the cobJ gene encoding precorrin-3B C(17)-methyltransferase, producing MSGRALEALEQAEVVVGYKAYIELIFGLLLEKEVMSSGMTKEVERCSLAINRALEGKKVALVSSGDPGVYGMAGLVLELLEQKGAVESLDLEIIPGITAATFAAACLGAPLMHDFVVISLSDLLTPWEIIEKRLEHACRGDFVVVLYNPSSRKRTEQIHKAREIMLEYKKPATPVGIVRNVARKDEVSVITDLERMVNYSIDMFTTIIIGNSQTRRVGRFLVTPRGYRL from the coding sequence ATGAGCGGCCGTGCCCTTGAAGCTCTGGAACAGGCCGAGGTGGTGGTGGGTTATAAGGCGTACATTGAGCTCATCTTTGGTCTGCTGCTGGAGAAAGAAGTCATGAGCAGCGGCATGACCAAGGAGGTGGAGCGTTGCAGCCTTGCCATTAATAGAGCGCTGGAAGGCAAAAAAGTTGCTCTTGTATCCAGCGGCGACCCGGGTGTTTACGGCATGGCGGGGCTGGTACTGGAGCTTCTGGAACAGAAGGGCGCAGTGGAATCTCTTGACCTGGAGATTATCCCCGGCATAACCGCGGCAACTTTCGCCGCCGCCTGTCTCGGAGCGCCGCTGATGCACGATTTTGTGGTAATCAGCTTAAGTGATCTGCTAACGCCCTGGGAAATCATAGAGAAGCGCTTGGAGCACGCCTGCCGGGGCGACTTTGTTGTTGTCCTGTACAACCCGTCCAGTCGTAAGCGGACGGAGCAGATCCATAAGGCCAGAGAAATAATGCTTGAGTATAAAAAACCGGCAACCCCGGTGGGGATTGTACGCAACGTCGCCAGGAAAGATGAGGTAAGCGTGATCACCGACCTGGAGCGTATGGTGAATTACTCCATTGACATGTTTACCACCATCATTATTGGAAATAGCCAGACCCGCCGGGTCGGCAGGTTTTTAGTCACACCAAGGGGCTACCGGCTATGA
- the cbiE gene encoding precorrin-6y C5,15-methyltransferase (decarboxylating) subunit CbiE, translating to MAKIAVVGVGPGGKEHLTPAAIRAVAEADVLVGGERSLALFSGQPGEIFTIKNNLQEMIEYIRERMDEKKIAVIASGDPGMYGILQYLRRHFTPAQLQVIPGISSVQYACARLAVSWHDAVVVSTHGRDRTVLAETVAGNSKVVVLAGPEEPPPVLASVLVNAGMKDKTAYVCAELSYPAEEINAFTILDLARWEGQWDKRNYVMVILDEQPMDLPDTGNKR from the coding sequence ATGGCAAAAATTGCTGTAGTAGGGGTTGGACCCGGTGGCAAGGAACATCTGACTCCGGCAGCCATACGGGCGGTCGCTGAGGCGGATGTCCTGGTGGGCGGGGAGCGCAGCCTGGCCCTTTTCAGCGGTCAACCGGGCGAAATTTTCACTATTAAAAACAATCTGCAGGAAATGATTGAGTATATCCGGGAGAGAATGGACGAGAAAAAAATTGCGGTAATAGCTTCGGGTGATCCCGGCATGTACGGTATCCTGCAGTACCTGAGGCGGCATTTTACCCCTGCCCAGCTGCAGGTCATCCCGGGTATCAGTTCGGTACAGTATGCTTGCGCCCGGCTGGCAGTTTCCTGGCACGACGCCGTTGTGGTCAGTACCCATGGACGGGACCGGACCGTACTGGCAGAGACCGTGGCAGGCAATAGCAAGGTAGTTGTCCTGGCCGGACCGGAGGAACCACCGCCGGTTCTGGCAAGTGTCCTGGTAAACGCCGGCATGAAAGACAAAACTGCTTATGTCTGCGCCGAACTTTCGTACCCTGCCGAAGAAATTAATGCCTTTACCATCCTTGATCTTGCCCGATGGGAAGGCCAGTGGGATAAAAGAAATTATGTTATGGTGATTTTGGATGAACAGCCGATGGATTTACCGGACACCGGGAATAAGCGATGA